One Dunckerocampus dactyliophorus isolate RoL2022-P2 chromosome 15, RoL_Ddac_1.1, whole genome shotgun sequence genomic window, TAGTTCCTCTTTATTTACACTCCTTGCTAAAACTGCCAACTGTCATTGTTAACTCACTACAAGTACTATGCTGTGTAATATGGTATAATATCACACATTGACTGGGTGTATTTTGCTCATTCACGCAGTTGCTGTCTTTGTTGATGCAAAAAGTAAGCAACCAGGCTTGGAACCCTggttcacactttttttaaaatacattattcTATTGTAGCCATGATCACcatattgactaatatttactaCTAGCACATAATCTAATTAAATCGCATATCCATGCTTTTTGGAGGCTTTTAGTTTAGCAAATGATttgattttatgttttctgATGCATTAATATTAAGATGCTAAAAGTGATCACATATCACATTTACAAATGGGAAACAATAAAACTCAAAAAGATGGTTTTGTGCTTCTTTTAAAAATGCACGTtttatacaattatttaaaatttatATAATTTGACTTTCATATACCTAAATATTTTCCTTTacattttaagtgtaaaaattaaTTATAGAGAAAATactaaatgtataaatatagttactaaatattatttttttaaatatttaatccaattttgtttttgttgattaattaatttaattaatctgTTTTGTATTATGCATTTACTGCAGTATGGCGTCCAGAGTTTATGGAGCCCATATATTGTTCATGATAATGTCCACTAGATGGCGACAAAAGCATCATAATCGCGCTATTTCTCTTTCTATTTTGGTTGTGCAGTAATAAAATAGAGATTGAGTACGAGAACAAATTTTGATTAATTCAGCAGGTCTAACATAACAACTTGTACTAGGTACgtgataataataaatgtgttcaaagaaataaaaaaaaaacactcgttttTCTTATTACCGTATAGATTATTTTGTGTGAATCTCATTTTTGGACAGACTATAGAATATACAATGATTTTAAGATTctatgtcatttttaattttgacaGTAGATCAGGTCATCACATTGACGGAAATGttctgcaatattttttttttatgctgagAAGCCACTTCTgcattacatttttcaaaaatatattaaaaaaaaaaaaatctaaagctAACTAccaaaaatactaaaatacattttaaaacccACAAATCACAAGTTTTGTAAAACCCTTTTATCTTCTGGAAGGACCTCAATACGGTTTATGGTAATTTATgcattaaaaccaaaatattaacacagcATAAGTTATTTTCCACATAAAAATTAAagcgtgccctgcgattggctggcgaccagtccagggtgtaccccgcctctcgctcgaagtcagctgaaataggctccagcataccccggcgaCATGGAAAAGTTAAAGCATGCACTGCATGTCCTGAATTTACAAAGCTGCAATGAAAAAGTGTCTACCTTTTATACGTTGTAATGCCGTTTGATCACCACTAGATGGAGCCAAAAGCAACCAAATTAATAGTCATTCCCGGTCACAGTTTTGACGCTAGTAACTTTGACTTATTAGCCTTGTGggccatttttaaatgtttgtattatttattcattcatgtgAGTCGTGCGTCTAGTTCTCACAGCACCCATATCACATCTATCTAAATGTTGTGGTTCTGCTTTAACATGTATAGCCTTTTAAACATGATCTGCTCCTGCTCCTCACAAAGCTCCATTATTACAGAGTTATATTAGCTGGAATATTCGTCCGTGGTGATGTCTCCTGCTTTTGCTGCACACTGGGCTCTTTGTTTCTCTGACTTTGCTCAAAACAAAGTTTTGTATGAACTCTGACAGGCTGATACCTTAAGCAGGAGGCCCTTTGCAATCTGTGCTCACACACAAAAGATGGCATTGAATCGGACAACAAACGTGAAAAGTTTgaacagcattattattatgtttcatTAAAAGGAGAAGCTGCACGGACTACAAAACTACACTCGCCAATGTTAAAGCCACTCCAGATGTGCTATTGGTCAGAAGCATATAGAATCACATGTTTCTTTGCCAGTTGGTGGCTCATGATTTATATGCTGCAGTATCTTAAAATATCTCtaaagaaatataaaataattgatAATGATACTTAATGTAGTACTCTAATTACTAGCATAAAACAGAATTGCTTGAATAACTGGAATTAAAAGGTGTATGtatcataataaattaaaaatttcATTCAATAATTACCATGATTATTCAAATTTGGAATGTAAttgtaaaaatgatcaaatactaCAATTGCTAGTTAATTATATGctaattattaattttaatgCATTTAGATTGTTTAATCTTTATtcctaatgtaaatattaacattattaattatttttaattaataattacattttagatgtataagatattttttttatattaacatATTGTCAATTATATCATGTGACTGGGGTAAAAGTGCCATAAATAACATTAAGAGTAcataacagctgtggctgtaggcaacattCTGATGTAGTTTGTAGTTGTGGCTCTAATtttaggaggggaaaaaaaatccaatgatAAATAAAACGTCTCAGTAGTTGATTGGCCGAGGAGAACCCCAACCCTTTACCAACTCAGCTGTGTGCCCTGCCCCACTTTCAGTCTTCTCCCTCCCACCAACCAGCAAGCAAAGGACTTTTGTAAGCATGGTCCTCGTTTTGGGAGCTTCCTGCCGAGCATGACTGAGATCAAGATCACCGTGCTGGGAGGTGAAGGTGTCGGCAAGTCAGGTAAGGAGGGTCACAGTTGGCGACTTGCTTAAGTTCAGTTAACTAACATCTGGTTTTCTGCAGCTCTCATCGTCCGGTTCTTCACTAGACGCTTTATTGGCGAGTATGCATCCTCATCAGGTAATTACAAATGCTTAATTGACACACAAAGTGGGTTTAAAAGATGTGTGGGTGACTATAGTTGGCATGTATTATATAAATATGCTGCTCCAATGCAAGATTTGTATCAAAAATGCTGACGACTGACACATACAGCAATATTGtgtgtacatcaggggtgtggaatatgaaaggatgcaggTTACCACTTtggtacattttgtacattaaagatgctagaACCAATCTAAAGCAAGTCAAAATATGccagtgagaaaaaaaaaaaaaaaaaaactccttacTAAAACCAAAgccaatacatttttctcattttctttttgtttgttgttgtttttgcttttaaGGTCAAATGCAATCTtttaatttacaaatataattcattatttatctactgtatatgggaTTGGTTTTCAGGTTTTATCAACAAAAGGTGAATATTAAAGTGACCCACCAATCCTTACATTTGTCCGAAATGCGCTGGGAACGGTTTGGACACGTTGTACAGGgtacatataatatacacataGAATGTCCATattatatgttaaaaaaaacaattagaaCACAAAATTAAATCACATAGTATTACATGTtttaaatttaataaataaaaatatactacaaataatattaataacatataatattactgtttgtttattatgtattgactataaaataaatgttgaaatagtatttttataattgtataatatacttatttttttcctttgtgtccagactttagtGTGTTATGCCTTTATGGGGCACTCATTTAAATACTTAAATACCAAATTCTAATACTTAAATACCAATTCCAGTTGATATTAGAAATCAGTTCTGCTTTATTTACATGTGTATCATATGTTATGTTTAACAaaaacaggctaatgtggtatGGCGAGGAGTTACATTTTGAACCCACCCCCAATTAAGTAACCAAATACAGTTCCTTGTGTCTGAAGTAATAAATGTCTTGTAGTAACCCATGGTatcatttatgtgtgtgtgtgtgtgtgtgagagagaatgTGTCCTCTGCGCAAAGTAAAGTAATGAATGTTCCCCACGATTTGCATGGCCTTTTTCTTCCACAGAATGCATATACAGAAAGGGTTTGGCTGTGGAGGGGAGGCGGATTAACCTTGAGCTCTATGAGCCCTGCTGTCAGGTCTGTTATCAGATCTTCAGACACTGACATTATGTGCCCTTAAACATGCAGGCAGGTAATTACCTCGTTGCTGTCTCTGTGTCTTTCAGTCCAGTGAGGGTAAAGATGAGATTCACTGGGCTGATGGTTTTATTGTGGTCTACGATATCAGCAATCGCTCGTCCTTTCTTACTGCTACAACCATAGTGAAGCTCATCAGGGAGCTCCCCTTCGGATCAGCCAAAAGGTAAGCCTGAAAAAGCAATTACCAGTAGCAATGTCTTGGAAACCCCTTGTTAATTTGTCAGATGTGGGCTTACTTATCTTTGCTCTGAATAGCATCCTTTGGGTAAGCGTGGGCGAGTGACACCGCTCGCTTTACATGAACCATTTCTTATTCTTTGCATTCACTGCAGGGATGTCGAGTCTCTTATATTTGTAGTGGGTAACAAACACGACCTGTGCCACATGCGAGAGGTACGCCGCGAGGAGGGTCAGCGTCTGGCGGCCGAGTTCCGCTGTCAGTTTTACGAGCTATCGGCGGCCGAGCACTACCAGGAGGTGGAACGCATATTCTCCCAGATGGTGCTGAGTGCCAGCCTTAGGAGCAAGGCGAAGGAGCGCAGGAGACGACCCAGTGGTTCCAAGTCCATGGCCAAACTTATTAACAATGTTTTCGGTAAAAGGAGGAAATCGGTGTGAAACGTTGGAGTATGCGAGGATCGACATGTAGACCGGCCAATGACAGTGACTGTGCCTGAAAACCCTGCCATTGATTGGCTGGACTACTTTCTACAGACACAGGCTTGCAAGTCGGCGGAAACTACTTCCCTACTACTTCCCTTTACTCTGTGGCTTATTGGGAGCAAGTAGAAAAGGGAGGAGAACAAAAAAACGATAACTACTGCACTTaattattactgtcactttcatacgAGCTTTAACATGCTGAAGGATccgatctttatccttaatgatggtctgATATAACCAAACGTTTTATACCAACAGTGCTGCCAGTATTGCTtggtgtttctcctctctcagttcatttccacttccatggtgatggcttcaCTTTTCCTTGGCGGATTTCCACCAGAAGAGGCAGCCTTATGCTttggagacataatgaagtccgAAAAGTTAATTCATAAGCCATGCTATTCAGTCCGCGTCGCTTCGAAAAAGGCACACACCGTATTAAAACATGGCATACACTGCATACTTGGAGTGTGCTGAAAGTGGTTCTTGAGTGAGTCCAGTGTTTACGAACCAATTAGGGTTTTAAATTAACTATGGGAGACCATATACATAACCACGAAAATCAAAACACCGTAACCCGAGGATCACCTGTAAGGAGAATAAAAGATTTTTTAACCTTTGGCTGTTTGTCGACATGAGTTTCCttcatttttgcatatttttcttttgattCTTCTGTGTTCAcatgatattttatactcttatctaacagacATGCTGCAggtgggtgcattttgttagttgctgtggtagaatccaggtcaAAGCTGCCCCGCCCCTATTTTGGATCTTagtttgcactgaacaggaagtcactctgTGCATGTTTTTTAAGGTTGTGGAAcaagacagtagttatgttacCGTTTCACTCTGCTTATCAATAAGGATGAAGTTAACAATGCTCAATGTCCACATAGACCAacttttcatagaaatgacccctttggatCTCAAATTTATGTCGACAAATCGGTCAACCACATATGTCAACGTCGATTTTAGTAATAAAAGGAACACGATGGACCAGGATTTGATGAGTTGTTCAACATAGATAGGTTGTCGACATCAGTGGGAAAAGTTCCACTGGCGTTGCTGACAGAATCTTAAAAAAGAAACATAGCatttctttttgaaaaatacTATGTTTTGgggttatatttttattaaagggTTTTAAGGAAATAATGTGACCTGACCGTAAAGGATTGGGTGCACAATTTTGGTTCTAATCTGACAAGGCCAAGCCCCGTTAATTTCTCATGAGTGACcatgattgactgcagctgatAGTGTCTCTTTGCCAGCATAAAAGGGTTTGTTTGATTCCCGGGCGCAATTCCGAGTGCTCATAATTCGTGGACCATTTCAGTAGTCCTTCAGTacatcgcagtttttcaaaaatgaattaacggtcgctgtttcgtggttggctatggcctattattagtcacaaaaatgcatatttaagcaaatcttaCATAtcattggcctaaattaagcattttcgagcataaaacCGTTCTAGATGAACTAAAATAcgaatacagtttaaggcaatacaagacgttgATGAAATGCACTCCACTGTCCACtcggtgtcactagtaacacgcaccagactttaTCGCCAATGACaggcttgtattgttttataattatttatttcacaacagccacaataataaaataataatagtaatcataataataacacaagccATATTGTGGCTGTACTAAAACTCAATTCCCCAACCTCACTTCCTATCCACACGTCccgaagacatttttttaaacacacacgagcatgagtcttagtTATgtcttatggctttttttctgtgattatatctactatattggacaatatgagtataaaggtgactataggggtgttatttcaggtctagagggctctaacgttaaaaatcgtatttaggaagttataattttctttgctctaactcaaaaactattcaatttattaacactgaatcctactttgagggaATTTGTgctcgggtctgaaaccaattaaccgtgataaacagaggattactgtactgttttACTCGACAGAATTAAAGAATAGCACTACAAGTATCTACCACAGTGTTGTTCAGTTCTTGCGGAAAGTGGAGACCACATGCAGTGACTTTCTTCCTGGCTCCTGCAAACAGCTGCCTGGTTGCTGATCGCAAAGATAACAGCGCCATTCATGCAGGAGGTGTGCTGAGAGGCCCGATTCCTGCTTTGTGTGGTGGCATGGAGACACCTGTGCAGGCAGGTCATGAGTGGAATGTAGAAGATTAGAATGAAAGTATGTGATGGATGGACAGGAGAGGATCTAACCCTGGGAGGTGTACACATGTCCTGTAGACTGACtcgtgaccagtccagggtgtagttcGCCTTTCATCCATCGTCAGCCGGGATCGGCTCTATcaagctcacccgtgacccaaaacaggacaagcggtatagaaatggatggatggagttaccGTGCAAAAAAATTAACCTGCAAACCACAGTGAATGATGGGCTAGGTTAGGGTATCGGGTTAGAGTTAGGAGGAAATTTGGGGTTGAGGATATGGTTCAGGTTGTGTTAGGGTTAAGATTAGGGTTACGGTTGTGGCTAGAGTTGGAGTTTGTGTTAGGGTTTAAGGTTACAGTTGCGGTGAGGGCTAGGGTTAGGCTTGGGTGTAGGGTTACCATTAGGCCTAGGTTGGGTTAGGGCTCGGGTTGGGCTTAGGCTGAAGGTAAGCGTTAGTGTTACGGTTGGGGTTACTGTTAGAGTTAGTGCTACGATGTTGGGGTTCGTGAAGATTTCTTATTTGGTAAACATTCTAAGTGTGTCTAGTTCTGCTGCATCAGTTCACTCCTGTTACTTCATTGTTGTCAGATGATGCAttgttgccttttcttcctgGCAACATTAcgtttgaggttttttttacatttcatatgTGTTTTGCACATGTTGTGCATGAAAATCAGTCTGCTTTGGAGTTGGAAGGATTccattgctgctgctgtgtctaCTGTTTATGATGGAACCTATCACACAATGTAAATAAACAGCACAATCACATAAATAGGCTGACTTTTAAACAGGTTCAaagataaatatacagtacgttTTGACTGGGGTTATTATCTGtcaaataaatgtgttctgtgcAATGTAGGAGAGCTGCTCTGTGCACTACACAACCTTTGAAGGGGGACATCTGGTCAAGGTTTGATAGGATGTCTTAAATCTTCCCAATGTGCATTTTTAATGCCAATAtgctattttaacttttaacatttaacaatGTGGGCTGTGTCATGTCAAACATTTAAAGagttttaagtcatttttatcagTCAGGTGTAGGACGCAGTCATTCCTTGAAACAATCATGccaatatttacagtttaatgtACATGATAAATATAGTATGGAGATATAGTGTATGTTATACACGTAGACACGCATCTTTGGcagttaaaaaaagaacaaagacacTCACAgtcaatacacttttttttctgtattgacactattttattttattttatttttagcagtCAATTCCACACCGTTAGCTCACCATAGAAGACAGAATGAGGCCCAAAAGCTTTTCATTGATGAATGGTGCTGTTAATGCTAAAAGTCTGACCCAGATACAGTATACCGAGATTTAATgaagatatacagtactgtaatatcttttttttttatctttatacTGGGGCCAAAATGAATCTATCAACCTCATCAATATCATTTTTCCATCTAAAATTGTAATTAATACATTTCAGAATTTATCTGAAtactatataaataatacataggacaataatatttttagttttaatatattaatatataaaaaattatataaatattataatataaatattatgtaatagtagatgattgattacctttttttttattaaatctacaatttaaataaattaccaTGTAATTTCTGTATAGTCAATTAAAGACAATTAGAATTGTAGATGACTGACTGAAATTGTTTAATCtgcagtgttattattatttttaatgaaaatccaaataaaagcttttttggggtacattttttgtaacttttttatAGTATTCTTGTGGTGTGGTCCTAATTATCCTCAACGTTCTCATGCAGGCCATGAGATGTTAATATGACTAAAAACAAACTGCAGGTCACAAACGGTGTCTGGGCCGGATTTTGGGCACCACTGTGAACtaatctgaacaaaacattgacattttatagatattttattttatttttaaaatgtgctgatgGACAATTTGTGGCCTGTCTTATTGAGGCCCACCAACACCACTGCTATAAATCTTTAACTTGATTGAAGTTAAAGCGTCATCTGCTGGATAATATATCACAGTGCAATTTTTACTGGCACTGTTGTACCTGACGCCCTTCTCAATTCCGGACATGGTTACAAAAATGCAATAGTAAACTTATACCACAGTGAAAATCAAAAGTATTAATGTGATAAAAGCAACAATTATAAATGAGAGTATACAGGGGTACCTAATGTTTTAGCTGGTCACCGTAAAATCCCATGTGACACGAATGCAACATATTTACCCTCCCACAAAAGCAGGAAGTGGTTCATTAAACACAGCCAGCTTTCACTCCATAAACGCAGTGTAAAATTGCACCTATGCGTACGTCATGAACTGAGACGAACAATAATCTTTAAAATGGGGCTGTATGGAGTTTTTCTGGCATTATTCTATGTTTCTCTGTCGTCCGCGGTGAGAATTTTGACATCCCCTCCACTAAACTGCTCTCAACAGGTAGGACTCGAGACACAGTTTTAGTTTTAGCTTGATTGTACTTTGttctattttaatttattatgtaatGTTTGTAGTATCCCAGAAAGGCTGCGAACTAATGTGAATAGGTTTCCTGTAACAATCTAATGGCttcatttatatactgtacaacagCCATGAGGTGACGACGTCGGATGCAGTACAGTACgtgtttaagtttattttttccccaaggtcatatttctcctctctttttGAGAAAAAATTGATTTAGTAACAGTATTACAAATGTTTTCAAGTCTGTCTGATAAAGcgtgacttgaactttaatttgatacgtACCCATTCACTTCTCTAAACCTAATATTAAAAGTTACAGCAGATTTTATaccggaaaatagtgcctttggtccccattgctgtgatcgacccacggaccttggcaagtacaaccgtactacgaaatatataataactaataataataactaataactatAATAgctgtgaaaatctgttttaaaagtcaacagagtatccatttacgtttttttgatcatcaaaaagtccagggaagaaaataattgtattgtttttcatgtatatgcctcacactgcagtgcagcagcaagCTGTGTACTCATTTACACCCCACACTAAAATCTGTTTCTTTAGCATGATTTTGTTATAATGAAGCTGCATAGAAAGTGGATATATAAATTAtccatattttatttgcttttatatttacaatcaagGCATTCATATTGAAAATCGGACAACAATGCAAACGCAACATATAGTAattctgatttttaaaaaaaaacaacaaaaaagcacaatcagattttaatgaaatctcacctgcagatagatattaaagtgtatTAATGTCCTTACCTTATCTTTTATCTTGAAGCTCTGaaccatgagtttgaaaggcttaaagttgtacTTAACTTTCGAAGCACTCTTTTGACTTGATTAGCTCCAACGCTCAATATGAATCTGATCCGAAATGGAAGATGAAGTAAtttacctaacaaacatgtgtaagaatgaaaatacacccgaaaaaatgaaaaaaatgctttcaTAAGGACGTCCCCACTCTCCTAACAGAGCGTGCGCGCTCTGTCAGATTTTTGCATTGCTAAAATAtgggttttgtaacattgctgtGTTaagtttttgggtagcaggttattgtttgctttatgcataattttagctgtttgaaagtttaccagatcaacaaattttaataatggTGATCTTAGGAATTAAAGGTTTGCATATTCTCTATAagtggcattatggattatgtTTTTGTAACACAGTTAGCGactgaagtgtacttttatagttattttccCATAccgccacacaataagttaaatATAGAGAGACAggagagagtatggagtgatttttggtccagaacaaattttgctttagtcagtattgaggtatttcttgccactttatgttatATAATTTCAATGTGAGATTTCAATCTTatattatcttatcttattatcttaatattatctattatgacccccagaaatgtattttcgatCACGCTGTCAATGTCCACGCCGTCACTTTGTATTTGCACAAGTATCCTGTTTGCTATTACCagataatatcattttagttttacttaggttcagggatggtctgtttttatcaaaccatctttttaatatagTCACTTCATCTGTGACTGTTTTTagtagctcttgtgtgctttctccaggACAAAATGCtgtagtatcatctgcaaataatactagctttcgGTCAttcgtgactttacagatgtcattattatactgtatgggttgaacagttttggtcctagTATTGACCTCTGGGGTACGGTGTATGATATATTTAAgcttgcagatgtatattctcttcgcttcacatattgctttctgtttgctaagtagctttttacccagttcaaaactaaccctctgattccataccttccttgttttattcctttgttttgtccaacctgttgtaaGTATTGGTATCTGTATCTGCAATACtggtcctgtatttacttggtattgcATTGACACCAAAATTTGTAGTATTGCCCACCTTTAGTGTCAGCTACTTTTTTTCCGAATGAAGAACAATTAGAATTGTAATGTTAATTGTTTGTTAAATAGCAATGTGGGAAAAATGGCTTAATAATGCTAGGGTTCCCCCGACTGAGAATGGGCAGtataagtatgtttttttttttttttattactgttttacTCATTAAAATGTGTCAATTATGTATATTTGAGCAATCTAATGCAGACATTTTTTATTGGGTTACAAAAATGCTGTAAGCTATTTCAATGGTCATAAAGAAGACACAAAATGTCTTGGCAAAGGTCTTCTtaaggtgtgtgcatgtgtatataTTGGTTGTGCTCTTATTTCAAGCTTAACTTGTTTGCTGCCTAAACTGGATGAGGAAAGAGAAGGTAGAAAGACAAAGTAGTGGGGTTGATCAGATTGAGGAagtcagtgcaaaataacaaaccatttttcctgttaaattcttaaacaaaaatgtaatatctaactgtatatatttgttcCTTTTTTGGCAGGGTTTGAGATGCACAGTCAGTTTAAGTGAGTGCTTATTAttcttaaatattgtttttatggcCTAACGTgccttaaaaatgcatttaatgaaAGGTCAGCATTGTATGTAACATTTTacgctgtgtgtgtgagtgcaggTAAATGCTTCGATAAAGAATGGCTCAAAGTGAAAGAGTACACTCCCAGCAGTCCAGAGGATCTGAAGGTGTCCATGACAACCATAGATGACGAGGCAGGACAGCTGCAACCTGTACTCGCTGTCAACTGGACCATAAAGGATGATGGTGAGTCAAGTCTCTTACCTAAAATCAGTTTTTCTTCTGCTACTATATTAGGGGAGCGTGGTGCCCTCTGTTTGTTAGCGCCCCCCCCCCGACATACACACACGATTTACACGTGCACCCACATGTTACTGTAGAAGAGAGATTATAATACAGTTTGCCACGCTGCGTGCATGTATGTCTGCACTAGGGTTGGAcgtctctttgtgatagactaTTACAATACGCATCTTGATATATGGgttaatatataattaaaaaactatattttttcACAACAAAAAGATTCAATGTAGTGTACTAATGATACGATTCGACACAATTCCAAATGATTTGATTCCATACGATTCAggacatttgttgatgtaaatgtaaatgatgtaaaatgtaaatgtcaaaGCGGATATCCGGTCGTATCTGTTTATTGTTCGACCCCATAGTGTGCACTTATCACAGGCTAAGGTTTTGTTTAACCTCATCATTAATCATTACTGAAAAAGGAAACGCATTTTTCCAACCTTAAAATCAAATGTTACAAAGGTAGGGAGGAAGTCCTCAGTACTGTCTCTCTCTGCAGGCAGTATCCGCTACCTGATTGCCACTGAGCTACAGCTTATAGTCTTTTCCACAAATGAGCACCTGTGTGTCCGATATTCCTTTAAAGACAGACTCCCAATGAGGAATCCATATGGCAACAAGGTAGGTTTTGAAATAATGTAGttgtttgtcatttgtaatttacTATG contains:
- the rergla gene encoding ras-related and estrogen-regulated growth inhibitor-like protein; its protein translation is MTEIKITVLGGEGVGKSALIVRFFTRRFIGEYASSSECIYRKGLAVEGRRINLELYEPCCQSSEGKDEIHWADGFIVVYDISNRSSFLTATTIVKLIRELPFGSAKRDVESLIFVVGNKHDLCHMREVRREEGQRLAAEFRCQFYELSAAEHYQEVERIFSQMVLSASLRSKAKERRRRPSGSKSMAKLINNVFGKRRKSV